From the genome of Tenericutes bacterium MZ-XQ:
TAATGACCAATGCCAGGCAGAGATAATACATCCTTATATGCATTTGGAAAAACACTGTTAAAAGATTCCACTATCATTTTTGCAGCTTTCAACATATATTTAAACCTTCGGTAATACCCCAATCCTTCAACATCCTTTTTTAAAGTTTCTTCGTCCGTTTTTGAAAGGGTTTTGATATCTGGATATTTCTTTATAAAACGTTCAAAAAAGGGTAAGACAGTTTCAACTTGTGTCTGTTGAAGCATAATCTCACTTACCCATATGTTGTATGGATTTGTAGTTTCTCGAAAAAGAAGCTTTCTATGATTCTCATCATACCAAGCTTCTAATCTTTTAATATCCATTATAAATCCACTTCTCTTACGCCACAATGTTCAATGACATCATCAAATCTTGTTAAAGTCGACATCACAATGCCGTGACATACAACGATAACTTTTTTATAGTTTTTATATTTCAATAATGTTAAATGGACGCGTTTTTTTAAGTCTTCATATGCTTCCCAGCGATATTTATGACCAACGTTTCTCCTACCTTCAGCTTCAAAGTACTCTTGAAAAGCTCCGCTAACTTCATAATCATAAATGAATTTTGTATCTGGCATCCATTCATGAAGGTCGTTTTCGACGACTAGTTTAATACCTGTTTCTCTAGAGATGATTGCAGCAGTCTGAAGTGCTCTTGTATAAGGTGAAGAAATAATAATATCCGCATCTTTTAGATTCGGATCTTTTGCTCGATCTTCAGCTTGAGCAATACCATTTTCTGTGAGTTTGCCAAACTCATACCCCATCCCAACATAGCCTCGTTCGATGACTTCATCATATCTAGGTTCGCCATGTCTAATTAATATAAAATGTGTTGTCATATGAATCATCCTTTCAAAGTTATTATAACACAAAGCATATGATGTTATCCTATTCACATAATTTTTTAAAAATGATACATTAAAGAAAGAATTCTTGACAAGAATAAAAAAGCATTTTCCAACACTAAAAAACACTCAAATGTTATAATACATCAGTACTAAAGGAGGAGTTAAAATGTCAGAATTATTAAATCGTAGATCGATTAGAAAATATGATCCAAATGTTAAAATATCAAAAAATGAAATGACTGAAATGCTTGAAAAAGCCATGCGTGCTCCATCTTCTATGAACATGCAATCGTATCGTTTTTTCATTGTAGAATCAAAAGAAGCTAAAGAAAAACTACGACCTGTATTGTATGGAAATCAACTGCAACTTGATACATCAAGTGCAATGATTTGTATTTTTACAGATTTAAAGAAATTTGAACTTGCAGAAAAGATATTTGATAAAGCTGTTGAAGCTGGACTTATGCCTGAAGATGTTAGAGAAAGACAGTTAAGAAACATTTCTAATATGGTTGATAATTTAACTGAAAGTTCTATTGAGAAAACAGGATGGCTTGATGCAGGATTAATGTCCATGCAACTCATGCATATCGCTAGAGAACATGGTTATGATACATGCTCAATTGGTGGTTTCAAACATGAAGAGATTGCTGATGCACTGGGTATCGATAAGAAAAGATATAAACCTGTGATGCTTTTATCAATTGGTAAAAAAGCTGAAGATGGATATCCTTCAGTAAGACTTGATGTTGATGATGTAGCACATTGGTTATAGATAATGAAAAGGGCTCAAGAGAGCCCTTTTATTATGATTAAATATCGTATTGAGACATGATTTGTGCTGGCGTTTTTCTAAGCAACATTACAATAGGGAACATCCCTGCTAAAATGTTGATTAAATATGCCATAATTAGTCCTACTACAAAAGTAAGTGCATTTACTGTAAAGAAATTAAACTCACCAATAAAACCTTGTGATAACTTATTTAGTCCGAATGATGCAAGCACATAACCAATAAGTGTTGAAACAGATGTTAATACAAATATTTCTAATAAAAATGATACGAAAATATCGTTTTTCTTAACACCTAAAGCGCGATATACTGATACTTCATAAATTCTTGAAATAAGGCTTGATCTAATGACAAAATAGAACCCGATCATAGATATACCAATCAGTACACCTGCAGTAATTGAAGTAGGAACAATCACTTCTGCTCTAGCTTCTTTAGCATCGGTTAAAGCTTCATCATATATATCAATAACTACATAACTTGCAAACTCAGTTTCTAGTGCTGTTTTTAATGCATCTGAATCATTAGCATACATATAAATACTTGATACACTAGGATCTTCAACTCTCATCTCTAAAATGACTGAGTTTGGAATCACATATGAAATATCATCAAACTCTGTAAATACACCAGAAATTTCAAAATCACTACCTGGCATTGCCTTAGGAAATTGATTTGTATAGTCGTTATTCCCAAACATTTGAATATATAGATTTGTAGAAATAAGTAACTCTCCATCACTTGGTAATACTCCAGCAACTAAAGTTTCATCAAAATATCCAAGTGGTAAGATACCATCTCCCGGCATGACATATAAGAATGCTAAGTTTTCTGTCATATAGATCATTGGAAGCTCACTATCCACAATGCCTGAAATCCTAACATCTCTATCTTTAACTCTTACTTTTTCTTTAATCAAATATTCGTAAGACCATATACCAATCTCTTGACCTCCAGCACCTTGGAACATGCTGCCGTCTATCAATATATCAGCAACAATCTTAGAAACGACGATTTCATCTGTAGTTGGCATCTCACCATATAACAAATCTTTTTCTTCGATATGGTCAATCACATCAATTCTTCCGTTGATAGACACTGATGATAAAGTATCATTAGGTAGTACAAACTGTAGATTTGCACTTCCAAAAGGATTGATATAAAAATCTTCATCAGAGGATCCAATATCATTTAAATCATCCAAATTAAAAGGAATACCACTTTCTCTACGAACTTCTAAATAACCCTTTGGCATTGACATAAATTGTTCTGGCTTTAATAATGCAGTTGCTGAAAACATAGATACAGTAACCGCAATAACCATGCCTGCAATCATAAATGAAAATAGCATGAGCTTTCCTTTGCGGCTTGTGTTTAATATCTTTTGAAAAGCTAACCATAGTGTTTGCTTGATTGATACCATCGTTCTTGATTGTCTTTCAATATGCTCGTTATCTAATACATCTTGATCGAAATTCGTTTCAATCAATTCTTCTCTCGTTTTTCTAACATAATGTTCATCTTTGATAACCACTCCTGAATTATCATCAACAATTTTCATCTTTTGATAAGGTGATTTGATATCTAAATAGAGTGTTTTATTCTTAACAATGAGTTTAATATCTAAATCTTTGAGCTCATCTTCATGATCGCTATAAAGACTTAAATTAACACCATTGGATGATGCATCAGCGATATGACTGTAATCTTTTAAATAAATGGTATCATCTTTACCGATGTGATGTTCATCTGAAGATACATTTTCCTTGTCAGCAATGATTTGTCCATCTTTGACTTCGATAATACGATCTCCATAAAACTCTGCAATATGTCTTTCATGTGTGACAAGAATGACAAGTTTTTCTTGTGAAATTTGTTTGATGATATTCATGATATCAAGTGTATTTTTACTATCTAGGTTTCCTGTAGGCTCATCAGCAATGATGACTCTTGGATTTTTAACTAATGCTCTTGCGATTGCAACTCTTTGTTGTTGCCCACCTGATAACTGCAATCCTTTTTTCTTTCTAAAAGGATACATATGAACAGATTTCAATATGTAATTTACACGTTCTTCAATGATATTAGGATCTTTAATACCCATCATTTTTAAAACAAAGGCGATGTTATCAAAAACAGATAGTTGTGGTAATAAGTTATAGTTTTGAAAAATATATCCAACATATTCATTTCTAATTTTATCCCATGTGTGAACATCATAACCAGGTATAACTTTGTCATCAAAATGAATTGTTCCAGATTGAACTTTGTCAAGTCCCCCTAAAACGTTTAATAACGTTGTTTTACCTGATCCTGAAGGTCCAAGCAGTACAACTAAACCTTTATCAGGGAACTCTAATGAAACATCGTTTAAGACGTGAATTTCGTTTCGTTTTCTGCGATTAAAATATTTATTTAACTGTTCTACTCTAATCATATTATTCACCCCTACTTTGACTTAATGTTTCAATGACTGATTGTTTAAAGACTTTCTTATTAAATCTTAAACCTAACCATGCACCAAAGAGCATAAATGCACCTAATAGTATCATGTAATCTCTAACTTGCATATACTGAATATCCGCTGCAATCAACGTGATATTTGAACTAATCAAGTTAATGATGATCATTGTTATAATAAACCCTACTGTTGACATAATCACTTGTTCTAAGACGACAAGTTGTGCTAGTGTGGTTTTATTTGCTCCAATCGATCTAAATATTGCAAAATCTTTCTTTCTTGCGTTCATCACATTTTTTGTTACTGCATGAACAATAGAATATAGGAATAATCCAAATAATGTTAACAATATCACTGCTAGAAAGCTTAAAAAGAAAACTTGAAGCTCTCTACCTGCTCCCGAAACATTAGCTGGATAATAAACTTTATATATATCCGAATCAATGGTATCTATAACGCGATTACCCGCATAGTATCCATCAACACTTAATGAAATATAATTTTTTGGACTTACTGTATATTGACTTTCCCATAAATCTAAGAAATAATCCTTAATGATTTGATGTGTATCTGGATGAATTCTTGCACCATCAATCTCTTCTGGAACAGAAATCGTTAAGTTAGATAATTCATAAAAATATTCATTATAATTGATATCAAATGCTGTAAAAATTATCGTTTGTCCTGTTAAAACTGTACGATCGCCCTCACCATCGATATAAATATCTTCATCAAATCCTGAGTATTCATCTTTATAAGTCCACATACGATTATCGTTTATTTCAAATGATAAATCATAATTGAGTCTTTGCTCAATTTGAGCTAAAAGACCATAATTAATGGTAGATTCGTCTGAAGTTGGCTGCGCTAAAAATGCTTCTGAAAAATATACAATTTCTCTTTCTAATTTATCAATACCAGAAACGACAAATGTACCAATAGATGTATCACTTGAATCATCTCCATACCACTCATAAGCATTTCCCGCATTTAAAGTAACGGTATCACCAACATTGAAATCCCAATAAGCGCTTATAACGATTTCATTGACTTCTACTGGTAGATTCCCTTCAACATCATTTGCGTTTAATACGATGGCTGAATCTGTAGCCTCTACTCGTCCTCTTCCATAATAGTCTCCACTTGCTTTAGAAAGAAATAGATTTGTCTCATTATAGAAGTTCATTGCTTCTTCATAAACTTCGTTAACAACTCTCATAGATCTAAACGACTCTAGTTCTGCTGCTGTAAACTCAGTGCCATCTCTTTTTTCAATTAAGACTCTAGTTTCTGGAACAGAGGGGAATGTTGATGACTGTTCTAAACCTACTTCTCTAATACCACTAATTTGATTCGTGTAGACAATTGTAAAAACTGCAATGACAATGATTTGCATGATCATTAAGAATATTAATTTTTTAGGTGTAGATAATAAGTTTCTAAGTGCAAATCTAAAAAGAGTTAAAAACCCCATACGCTTTGGTTTTGGAACTTCATTTAAATGTGCTAAATCGTAATCTTTAATTTTTCTATCTTCGACAACTTCACCATCATGCATCTTTATTTTTCTTGTTGCATAATCTTTTACTTGATCATAGTCATGCGTAACGACAATGACAAGTTTATCTTTAGCAATCGTATAAAGTAATCTCATAACTTGTTCTGCTGAACTAGAATCAAGATTACCAGTTGGCTCATCAGCAACAATAACAGGGCAGTCTTTGGCTAGTGCTCTTGCGATAACTGCTCTTTGTTTTTGTCCACCTGAAAGCTTAGAAGCTTTGTGGTTTTTATGAGATGTAAGTCCTACTTTATCGATAAGTTCTAATGCTCTTTTTTTACGTTCTTTAGGATCATAACCTTGAATCTCAAGTGCTAGCATCACGTTTTGAAATACTGTATATGAATCTATAATATTATAGTTTTGGAACACAAACCCTATATAAGTTCCACGATATCTTTCCCAGTCAGCGATGGTATAATGTGATGTTTCTTCTCCAAATAAATATAATTCACCGTCTTCATATCCATCGAGTCCACTGATTACATTTAAAAGTGTAGATTTACCACTTCCAGATTCACCTGTGACAGCGACGAATTCACCAAGTTCAAAATCTAGACTTATATTTTTCATCCCAACAGAGACTGTTTCTTCTGAGCGATAATATTTTGATACTTGATCAAGTTTAATCATTGCCATGTGCATTCACCTCGTTTATTATGTTTAATATGTCAATTGGCTGATCAACAATGTAGCTTGCTTGATGTTTTTTTAAAACCTCTTTTGAACGATATCCCCATGTCACACCAATACTTTTGATTTGTGCATGATTTGCAGTCATCATGTCTACATCTGAATCACCAATGAAAATCACTTCATCTTTAGATAAATTCATTTCCTTTAGCGCAATATAGATCATATCTGGAGCTGGTTTTATAGGAATGCCCTCCATTTCACCCATAGATATATCAAAATAGTCTTTAAATATATCGTGATTTAGTGCTTCAACTAAATATCTATATTTATTAGATACAACAGCCAGTTTATAACCTTGTTCTTTCAATGTACTTAACAATTCTAAAATACCATCATATGGTGCTGTTAAATCATTGTTATGTTTATCGTAATATGTTTGATAAACTTCGTATATTTTCAATATATCTTCTTGAGTCGTTTCTTTTGGAACTACATCTTCTATTAAGTTGATGGCACCTCTACCTATGCCGTCTTTAACTTCCTGTATAGTCTTTTCTGGTAGATTAAAATTACGCATTGCATAGTTCACACTTACAACAACATCATCAATAGTATTTAAGATGGTTCCATCCATATCAAATATAATGCCTTTAATCATCTTTTCACCTCGCGTTTACGGATTATTTTATCATATTTAGTAAATGGTTCAAATTTATTTTCGATTACTTACATATTATACACTATAACTTACATATAGTCATAAAAAAAGGGCTAACAATCGTGACTGTTAATGCCCTGTTTGGCCATAGCATGGGTTTCCCCCTCCACTATTCTAGGTAGTACGAGACCCATACTATCACACCGGTTTGTGATGACAAATGTATTGTCTATCTCAAATATAACGTGAATATTTGATTTGCAATAGGGCGTATATGTCCCATTCGTACTTTTTTTTATTTTTTCTTTACTTTTTTTATGATTTGATGTAATATATATGCGCTGGGGATGTTCTGGATTCGTCACGGCATGAATTCACATATAAGCATGTCATGGTTGCTCATGTAAAAAAGCCGAGGTTTTTAATAACCGGAAACCAAAATTTTTCTTACGCTGCCTAAGAACAGGTGCGAGCCAACTATGAATTTACTTACGGTTCATACGCGGTCCAATTTAGTAAGTTATATTTGTCAGATTTCCTAGTCCGATAAACGAACTTAATTTAGGATATGGTTGTTAACTTTTGTTTGTTTAGTTAATGACTAGAAAACATAAATAAGCTAAGCATGTAGAAATTATGTGATGAAGTGTCTTGCACAGGGGTTCAATTCCCCTCATCTCCACCATAAGAGAGCTTACGCTAACCCCTATGTAAAAGTCATTGCTGGTTATATAATTGTAACTTATTGGCTTGATTAGCGGTTTGTAAAACAAAAAAACAATCAGTTAGTTCCCTCCCCAGGGCTGATTGTTTTTTTATTTACCATTATTTTTTTTAGTTTCTATTTCTTTTTTTCTATCATACTCTTCACAAAATTTTTTAAATCCTTCAGGATCTTCTGCAACGATTTCTAAACAAAGTTCTACTAATCTAATTTTTTGTTGCTCGGTTAAATCAAACTTGTAATCATCAGATATCGGTGGAACAATAATAACTTTAATATCCTTCTTAATCGCCATATTTTTACCTTTATATTGTTTTTATTCAAATTCAAGAGATTCTATGTTATTGTTTCTCATTCTCACTTAATATCCTATTCAATTCTTTCATAGACATAATATATATAAGATACTCCTCTTTAGCTCCTTCATAAAGTATAGGATTACCCTCCACATCAACAAGCAGCTGAAAACCTTTAGATTCATAGATATTTCTGAGTTTTGGAATATCCTTACAATGCAAATAGATTAGTCTAGATGGAAGGTACTTATTAATTTCTTGAACTGATTTAAATATTTCATTAAATAAAACTTCACTCCCAATTGGATATGTTGCTCTATCATTTTTTCCTATTTGTCCAATCAGAAATGCTGGAATTGAATTACTTGATTTCTTTACTCCATTACCTCTAATCTTTTTTTGTAACGTTGCTGATAATCTGTCCAAATAAAATACTTGTCCTGCTATAGCAAAATAAGCAATCAGTTCTAATTCATTTTTTTCTTCATCTAGCCAACATAACAATGTAGTTCTCGAATGATCTGAATATTCAAAAGGAATAGCTTTTTCGTGAATAAAATAATCAACATCTTCATCACGGCTACAAAAAAAACTGGATATCAACTTTTCAGTTTCATCGATTCCAGCTTTTTCTAAGTAGTCATTTAATTTTATACTTACCAAACTCATATATCAGATTTTGCACTGATCTTCTTTTTATTTTGAATAAAAGTCTCTATATCAGTTGCATTCATTCTTTTAACACTTGCTTTACTATGTAAATCAACGGTTTTATGCTGCACATTATTAAGTATACTTTCAAATGATTTGGCAGACTTATTGTTTATTCTGACTACAGTATCAAAACTACATGTTGCCATAATAAAACCTCCCTTTGCTATAGCCCTCATATACGAGAGACATTATCATTTTACCATATGTCTACGGTTTTTCAACAAAAATGTTTAATTAAGTGCTATATTTATATAATTTATTTATAATCATATTAATGGTGTTTTCCCATTTTATGCTAACTATTTCAATTATAATCTAAAAACAAAAAAAAGCAAAGTTTCTATATGATTTTGCTTTTTGGTTTATTAGATAATGTTGTTCTCAATTAAGAGTTGAATCTCTTGAAGGGTGCGTTCTAACCTTTGATTTCTTACTCTTAGAGTCTTGATTTCTGCTTCCAGTTCAGCAACTCTAGGATCCTCTTGAAGTACTTCAGGAGTTTCTTCAGGTTCTTGAACTGGTTCTTCTTCTGAAGGTCTAACTTCTCCTGGTAAATCAACTGTTTGAACACTTTCTTCCTGAAATGAAGTTTCTTCTTGTTCTTCCTCTACGGAATCTTCAATCTCAAACTCTTCAGGATCTGCAGTAATAACGATTTTTTCAAGTTGTACATCTGCTTCCTCTTTGATCTCTTCAAGTTCGGCTTGGCCAATACTTGACATTAGTGTTTCATATTGCTCATCATCGATGTTTAATATGATTTTAACTTCTTCAGGTTTTAACGAAACTGCAGTCTTTTGCTTATCATCATATCGATAAGCACTTGTTGGTGATGCTACACGAACAGCAATTAATCCTTTTACATTAGCTTCTTCTTGAAGTTTTTGTAAGTCCTGGATGTTTTTGATTTGACCATATATTCTCATTTCAATACCTCCATCAACTTTAAGTTTTCTTCTTCAAGTAACTTAATGCGGTCATTAACAGATGCTTTTTGAGTTTCGTAGTTGCTCCTTGCAAGTTCCTGATCTGGGGTAAGTTTACCACCATATTCTTTTTGTCTTGCTAGTATAGGTAATAGATAAGCATTGTCTTTTTCAATTAAATCAAGTTCTTTTTTGGCTTGCTTGATTTTTGTGTTATTTTCTCTAATCTTATTTTTGGCTTCTAACTTTCGTTTTGCTTGATCGCCAACTTCTTTACCTTTTGAGAAGATACCAGGTGATGAGACAATACCCATCAACAAGAAGTAATATTCAAGGTTTTCACCAATGACTTCTAATTCTGGCATAAATGCTGAAGCAAATCCAAGTACCACTAATATTAACGTTGCAACTAATGAAAACCACTGTTTCTTAGTTAATGTTTTCAAATAATCTTTCATTGTTTTTCCTCCTATGATAACAATGTCTATAAGTTTCAGAATAGATTCACCTTTTTCTGTGGATCTTTCACTAAATTGACCGTATTATTGGTCTTTTCAATTTGCAATATCTTGTTTATGACTTCTTTTTTCTTCTTACGATGAGTTGTAATCGTCATTTGATATCCAGTATAAACTCTAAACGATATTAAAAATATCTATATCAAAGTCTATATAAATTAGGTATAAATATAAAAAAATATCGATTATACATAGTTTATTCATGTTATAACCCGAGTTTTGTAGTTGATAAGCAGTGATTAATGACTATACAACAAGTTTACTACATTGTGTGAAACACTTAGATATCTAAAAATAGATATTTAAGTGTTTTT
Proteins encoded in this window:
- a CDS encoding nitroreductase family protein codes for the protein MSELLNRRSIRKYDPNVKISKNEMTEMLEKAMRAPSSMNMQSYRFFIVESKEAKEKLRPVLYGNQLQLDTSSAMICIFTDLKKFELAEKIFDKAVEAGLMPEDVRERQLRNISNMVDNLTESSIEKTGWLDAGLMSMQLMHIAREHGYDTCSIGGFKHEEIADALGIDKKRYKPVMLLSIGKKAEDGYPSVRLDVDDVAHWL